Proteins from one Rhizoctonia solani chromosome 5, complete sequence genomic window:
- a CDS encoding F-box protein, with product MERSLSAGKVAWSHRPQVTAQCLLHYEILDELAEFKLILGLYVHVLLLWGTSPKGFDCLPSELVVRILEYCGYPDILRFSQTCRDHYLLVESSTRLRLQIEIGANGLQWPYRWLAAGGQSQELLEKLVQCRDDWLDLRLAAGVSLPRTTSSQRFTLWELRRGVFASAFSVGEHRHLEADALKMIALDSPVTEWTLRFDTTFHELTIDPSQDLLVLAVTQTLNPHLHYLDISLRSLRTGLAHPSARLGIIPFRVPFSLSPHHIYSTVSLSVTNDVLLVSLIANTTELYSNVLAIDWKAGVLLLQTSWRLGLCSATLLHNNCLLVFEAVISNTDEMGEAVTGKPDSLGLLVYDRMRTPEAYEHDTIQSRIHLLNVSFRVESMRFEFPTLATNVWILASDFLVRAAPVSDHALYHTPDFVPDYACRTLSLSMRIISAESPASLLIFVDSAKLLSYLERAKAEDLTSIPWATWGEYSTRWIYYLSEPNPWINWIQGTRYVLGRQVVDEQNDGDDIQYIAIADFHHPTVRRFASRLEDHYALPLPEHDIKRRETIGSGRWAFFGNYSERNLEPGVLAVDFVDTETPTVLRGLSLDPIISRLPYRLVVTRPGSLVADCTDWMIDDNRIIGVGPNPTTGRFGDLITIQSLQSGPHTTPYNPPPQSELVKMLHE from the exons ATGGAGCGGAGTCTAAGCGCCGGCAAAGTCGCATGGTCTCATCGACCACAAGTCACAGCGCAGTGCCTTCTCCACTACGAGATACTTGATGAGCTGGCAGAATTCAAGTTGATTCTCGGCCTCTATGTCCACGTATTACTCTTGTGGGGAACCAGTCCCAAGGGATTTGACTGTCTACCTAGTGAACTTGTGGTTCGTATTCTCGAGTATTGTGGATATCCAGATATCTTGCGATTCTCCCAA ACATGTCGAGATCATTACTTGCTTGTAGAAAGTTCTACCCGTCTTCGCTTACAGATTGAAATCGGCGCCAATGGACTTCAGTGGCCTTATCGGTGGCTTGCCGCTGGAGGACAGTCTCAAGAATTGCTGGAAAAGTTGGTTCAATGTCGGGATG ATTGGCTTGATCTACGCCTAGCCGCTGGCGTATCCCTCCCACGGACGACTTCGAGCCAGCGATTCACGCTCTGGGAATTACGTCGGGGTGTGTTTGCTAGTGCATTCTCCGTAGGAGAACACCGACACTTGGAGGCGGACGCGCTCAAGATGATTGCTCTCGACTCACCTGTTACCGAATGGACTCTCAGGTTTGATACGACGTTTCACGAATTGACCATCGATCCATCTCAAGACTTGCTGGTTCTCGCTGTTACTCAGACTTTAAA CCCGCATCTGCACTACCTCGACATTAGCCTTCGTTCACTCCGAACTGGGCTTGCACACCCATCCGCCAGACTTGGAATTATTCCTTTTCGGGTTCCATTCTCCCTCTCTCCCCACCATATCTACAGCACAGTATCCCTATCTGTCACCAACGATGTACTTCTCGTCAGCCTAATCGCCAATACGACCGAGCTGTATTCCAACGTATTGGCTATCGACTGGAAAGCCGGAGTACTTTTACTCCAAACATCTTGGCGCCTTGGTCTGTGTAGCGCAACACTACTTCACAACAATTGTCTTTTGGTTTTTGAAGCCGTTATTTCTAACACGGACGAAATGGGGGAAGCTGTAACTGGAAAGCCCGATTCGCTGGGACTCCTAGTTTACGATCGCATGCGGACTCCTGAAGCCTACGAGCACGATACCATCCAATCCCGTATCCACTTGTTGAATGTATCCTTCCGGGTCGAATCTATGAGATTTGAATTCCCCACACTTGCAACGAACGTTTGGATTCTTGCCAGTGATTTTTTGGTCCGTGCTGCTCCTGTATCCGATCATGCTCTTTATCACACGCCAGATTTTGTGCCCGATTATGCGTGCCGTACTCTGAGTCTTAGTATGCGGATCATCTCTGCAGAGTCTCCGGCCAGCCTTCTTATTTTTGTAGATTCGGCCAAGTTGCTTTCATATCTTGAACGAGCAAAGGCTGAAGACCTAACATCTATCCCATGGGCCACTTGGGGAGAATACTCGACACGCTGGATATATTACTTGAGCGAACCAAATCCGTGGATCAATTGGATACAGGGAACCAGATACGTTCTCGGAAGGCAAGTTGTCGATGAACAAAATGACGGTGACGACATCCAGTATATTGCCATTGCGGATTTCCATCATCCTACTGTTCGCCGATTTGCGTCTCGCCTTGAAGATCACTATGCTCTACCACTCCCAGAACACGACATCAAACGGCGAGAGACTATTGGTTCCGGTCGATGGGCATTTTTTGGCAATTATTCTGAACGGAATCTCGAACCAGGGGTACTCGCGGTGGACTTTGTAGACACCGAAACCCCTACTGTTCTCCGTGGTCTCAGTCTAGACCCCATTATATCACGACTTCCATATAGACTAGTCGTAACAAGGCCTGGCTCGTTGGTAGCGGATTGTACCGACTGGATGATTGACGACAATCGGATTATTGGAGTCGGA CCAAACCCCACAACAGGGCGATTTGGTGATTTGATAACCATCCAGTCTCTGCAAAGCGGACCACACACCACCCCGTATAATCCCCCGCCCCAGTCTGAACTTGTTAAAATGCTTCATGAGTAG